CATGCTCTTCGAGGGCCTGGCCGACAGCCCCGAGGAGGCCGAGAAGCACCTGGCCTCCGGTGACGTCACCCTCGACCCCTGCCACCACCACCACGCGGTCGGCCCGATGGCCGGTGTGGTCTCGCCGTCGATGTGGATGTTCGAGCTGCGCGACCCGGTGCACGGCGGTCGGGCCTGGTGCTCCCTCAACGAGGGGCTGGGCAAGGTGCTGCGCTACGGCGCCTACGGCCCCGAGGTCATCGAGCGGCTGCAGTGGATGGCCAACGTGCTAGGGCCGTTGCTGCAGAAAGCGGTTCGCGCCCACGGGCCGGTGGACATCAAGGCGATCATCGCCCAGATGCTGCAGATGGGCGACGAGGGCCACAACCGCAACCGGGCCGGGACGCTGATGTTCCTGCGCGACATCCTGCCGTCGCTGATCACCGCTGATGCCCCCTCCTCCGACATCGCCGAGGCGGTGCGCTTCATGGGTGCCAACGACCACTTCTTCCTCAACCTCGACATGCCGGCCTGCAAGCTGGCCACCGACGCGGCGCGGGACGTGCCCGGCTCGACCATGGTCGTGACGATGGCGCGCAACGGCACCGACTTCGGCATCCAGGTCTCAGGCACCGGCGACGAGTGGTTCACCGGGCCGGCCAACACCCCGGAGGGCCTGTTCCTGGGCTCCTACGGACCGGAGGACGCCAACCCCGACATCGGCGACTCGGCGATCACCGAGACCGCGGGCATCGGCGGCTTCGCCATGGCGGCGGCCCCGGCGATCGTGCGCTTCGTCGGCGGCGACGTGCCGCTGGCGCTACGGGCGACCCGGTCGATGTACGAGATCACGCTGGACGAGCACCCCTCTTTCCAGGTGCCGATCCTGGAGTTCCGCGGCACCCCGAGCGGCATCGACGTCACCAAGGTCGTGCGCACCGGGATCCTGCCGCAGATCAACACCGGCATGGCCGGGGCGGTCGCGGGCACCGGGCAGGTCGGCGCCGGCCTGGTCACCCCGCCGGAGCAGTGCTTCCCGGCCGCGCTGGCCGCGCTGGCCAAGGCGGTGCCGGACACCGTCTGACCTCCCTTTGCGCAAGTTGGGGCTGCTGAGGCCCGGGATTCCCGGATCACAGCAGCCCTTTCTTGCGCAAAGAGGCTCAGCCGGACAGGTCCGCCGGCGTGTCGATGTCCCGCCACGGCCCGAGGTCCCCGCACTCCACCGGCGTGACGAGCCCCTGGTGATCGCGCAGCCAGGCCCGGGCCCCCTCGTCACCGTGCACCGCGTCGGCCACCTCTGCCCACACCTCGCGCACCAGCCCCACCGGGGTCCGCTGCTGTCCCCGGTATGCCGCGACGGCGGCGGTCGCGCCGTCGGCCAGGGCCGCGGCCACCCGGCGCAGGTGCTCGGCCCCCACGCCGGGGGTGTCGACCAGGGTCACCACGACGGCGTCGACCTCCGGGCCTGCCCCAACGGCGGCCAGTCCGGCACGCAGCGAGGACGCCTGGCCGCTGTCCCACTCGGGGTTGTGCACCACCACGACCTCGGGAGTCTGCACCTGGTCGGTCCCGGCCAGCGGCTCCGGTTCGACCATGGCCGCGCCGGTGACCACCACGACCGGGTCGAGCCCGGCGTGGG
This genomic stretch from Oryzihumus leptocrescens harbors:
- a CDS encoding DUF1116 domain-containing protein, coding for MTDTTTPLHGLLSGEPSVVTAGVGLFADALRAQAAQVTEVDWRPPMDGTEADLARVMADPRREEANRTAVSRLLAAGAELVDVRPASEALGMEKGVFFHAGPPITWDRASGPLKGALIGGMLFEGLADSPEEAEKHLASGDVTLDPCHHHHAVGPMAGVVSPSMWMFELRDPVHGGRAWCSLNEGLGKVLRYGAYGPEVIERLQWMANVLGPLLQKAVRAHGPVDIKAIIAQMLQMGDEGHNRNRAGTLMFLRDILPSLITADAPSSDIAEAVRFMGANDHFFLNLDMPACKLATDAARDVPGSTMVVTMARNGTDFGIQVSGTGDEWFTGPANTPEGLFLGSYGPEDANPDIGDSAITETAGIGGFAMAAAPAIVRFVGGDVPLALRATRSMYEITLDEHPSFQVPILEFRGTPSGIDVTKVVRTGILPQINTGMAGAVAGTGQVGAGLVTPPEQCFPAALAALAKAVPDTV
- a CDS encoding nucleotidyltransferase family protein, which encodes MVLAAGAGVRLGRPKAQVELDGRRLVDLAVGACAHAGLDPVVVVTGAAMVEPEPLAGTDQVQTPEVVVVHNPEWDSGQASSLRAGLAAVGAGPEVDAVVVTLVDTPGVGAEHLRRVAAALADGATAAVAAYRGQQRTPVGLVREVWAEVADAVHGDEGARAWLRDHQGLVTPVECGDLGPWRDIDTPADLSG